A window of the Podospora bellae-mahoneyi strain CBS 112042 chromosome 6, whole genome shotgun sequence genome harbors these coding sequences:
- the GEF1 gene encoding glycerol ethanol, ferric requiring protein (COG:P; EggNog:ENOG503NU7S), which produces MNPQSRSTSYSSTLAPRAMRRPSVSSRLSFAVSNAERGETSNGQGMAVQHQIEEEIAKIKRYEDFTTIDWVQDAAREQLRRKSRRKRTAGLYDTGRFDWKQRILESYEAAQGWIVVTIIGAAIGLNAALLNIITEWLSDIKLGYCKTGFYLNENFCCWGEDNGCADWHRWTGFEPVNYVIYIIFAICFSFTSATLVKSYAPYAAGSGISEIKCIIAGFVMKGFLGFWTLLIKSIALPLAIGSGLSVGKEGPSVHYAVCTGNVISRMFTKYRRNASKTREILSACAAAGVAVAFGSPIGGVLFSLEEMSSYFPLKTMWRSYFCALVATAVLAAMNPFRTGQLVMFQVKYDRTWHFFEVVFYIIIGIFGGLYGAFVMKWNLRVQAFRKKYLSNYAILEATLLAAATAIVCYPNAFLRIEMTESMEILFLECEGAEDYHGLCEPDHRLRNVVSLLVATVVRVFFVIISYGCKVPAGIFVPSMAIGASLGRTVGIIVQALHEANPGSVFFSTCQPDVPCITPGTYAFLGAAAALSGIMHITVSVVVIMFELTGALTYILPTMIVVGVTKAVSELFGKGGIADRMIWFSGFPYLDNKEDHNFGVPVSHAMIADVVSIPSTGLTLKAVERLLSKDSYQGFPIVDDENNKILLGYIGRTELCYAAERARKERTLSPLAKCTFAPRTNIDPIPTIYAPATPSSSSAPYGEQHEPDYSTSTQTTIDFSPYIDLTPLSVHPRLPLETVMELFRKIGPRVVLIEHRGRLMGLVTVKDCLKYQFKAEAAEHGEREREMLGIEEEGQERVWEVMRGVAGWVSDRVSGWSGGRVRLRDSWEGSRRQEAGGILEGTEMELDEGGGGLEQDGEDDDGGGGTRRRGSTRR; this is translated from the exons ATGAATCCGCAATCACGATCGACGTCCTACTCGTCGACCCTAGCACCACGAGCAATGCGACGCCCGTCCGTCAGCTCGAGACTGTCCTTTGCGGTTTCCAACGCCGAGAGGGGGGAGACCAGTAATGGCCAGGGGATGGCGGTGCAACACCAGATAGAGGAGGAGATAGCAAAGATCAAGCGCTACGAG GATTTCACAACCATCG ACTGGGTGCAAGACGCCGCCCGCGAACAACTACGCAGAAAGTCGCGAAGGAAACGAACCGCGGGTCTCTACGACACAGGCCGATTCGACTGGAAGCAGAGGATACTAGAGTCTTACGAGGCAGCACAGGGATGGATCGTCGTAACCATCATCGGCGCCGCTATCGGCCTCAACGCCgcccttctcaacatcatcaccgaaTGGCTTTCCGACATCAAGCTTGGGTATTGCAAGACGGGGTTCTACCTGAACGAAAacttttgctgttggggggaAGACAACGGGTGCGCCGACTGGCATAGGTGGACGGGGTTTGAGCCAGTGAATTATGTTATTTATATCATATTTGCG ATTTGTTTCTCTTTTACGTCAGCGACGCTTGTCAAGTCATACGCCCCCTACGCGGCTGGATCGGGCATCTCAGAGATCAAATGCATCATCGCAGGCTTTGTCATGAAGGGCTTTCTTGGTTTCTGgaccctcctcatcaaatCCATCGCCTTACCTCTCGCCATCGGTTCTGGTCTCTCGGTTGGAAAAGAAGGGCCCAGCGTCCACTACGCCGTCTGCACCGGCAACGTCATCTCGAGAATGTTTACCAAGTACAGACGCAACGCCTCCAAAACCAGGGAGATCCTCAGCGCGTGCGCCGCGGCAGGTGTGGCGGTTGCTTTTGGCAGTCCCATCGGAGGTGTGCTCTTCTCTCTTGAAGAGATGTCTAGTTACTTCCCCCTCAAGACAATGTGGCGCAGTTACTTTTGCGCTCTGGTCGCGACGGCTGTTCTCGCGGCCATGAACCCTTTTCGTACTGGACAGCTGGTTATGTTCCAGGTCAAGTACGACAGGACGTGGCACTTTTTCGAGGTGGTGTTTTACATCATCATTGGGATCTTTGGGGGGTTGTATGGTGCTTTTGTCATGAAGTGGAACCTTAGAGTGCAGGCGTTTCGGAAGAAGTATCTGTCCAACTACGCCATCTTGGAGGCGACGCTGCTGGCGGCCGCGACGGCGATTGTCTGCTACCCCAACGCGTTTCTGAGGATTGAGATGACGGAGAGCATGgagattttgtttttggagtGTGAAGGCGCGGAGGATTACCACGGGTTGTGCGAACCGGATCATCGGCTGAGGAACGTGGTTTCGTTGTTGGTGGCtacggtggtgagggttttCTTTGTGATTATCTCGTATGGTTGCAAGGTGCCGGCTGGGATATTTGTGCCGAGCATGGCGATTGGGGCGTCGCTTGGGAGGACGGTGGGGATTATCGTGCAGGCGTTGCATGAGGCGAATCCGGGGAGCGTGTTCTTTTCGACGTGCCAGCCGGATGTGCCGTGCATCACGCCGGGGACGTATGCGTTtttgggggcggcggcggcgttgagCGGGATCATGCATATCACTGtttcggtggtggttattATGTTTGAGCTTACGGGGGCGCTGACTTACATCCTTCCGACGATGATTGTCGTCGGGGTGACCAAGGCAGTCAGCGAGttgtttgggaagggggggatagCGGATAGGATGATTTGGTTCAGCGGGTTTCCCTATCTTGATAACAAGGAGGACCACAATTTTGGTGTGCCCGTGTCCCACGCTATGATTGCGGATGTGGTGTCGATCCCTTCGACGGGTCTCACGCTCAAGGCGGTGGAGCGACTCCTCTCCAAGGACTCTTACCAAGGTTTCCCAATTGTGGACGACGAAAACAACAAGATCCTGCTAGGTTACATTGGCCGGACGGAGCTCTGCTACGCGGCTGAGCGCGCGAGGAAAGAGAGGACCCTTTCGCCTCTGGCAAAGTGCACCTTTGCTCCTCGGACTAACATCGACCCAATCCCGACAATCTACGCCCCGGCCAccccttcttcgtcttccgCTCCATATGGGGAGCAACACGAACCAGACTACAGCACCTCGACTCAGACGACGATTGATTTCTCGCCTTATATCGACCTCACGCCCTTGTCGGTCCACCCTAGGTTGCCGCTGGAGACGGTGATGGAGCTGTTTCGAAAGATTGGcccgagggtggtgctgatcGAGCATAGGGGGCGCCTGATGGGGTTGGTCACGGTGAAGGACTGTCTGAAGTATCAGTTCAAGGCTGAGGCGGCGGAGCAtggggagcgggagagggagatgctggggattgaggaggaggggcaggagagggtttgggaggttATGAGGGGGGTTGCGGGGTGGGTCAGTGACAGGGTGTCGGGGTGgagtggggggagggttaggTTGAGGGATAGCTGGGAGGGGAGTAGGAGGCAGGAGGCAGGGGGGATATTGGAGGGGACGGAGATGGAgcttgatgaggggggtggggggttggagcaggatggtgaggatgatgatggtggtgggggaacgaggcggagggggagtacAAGGAGGTGA